A genomic window from Streptomyces sp. NBC_01429 includes:
- the chvE gene encoding multiple monosaccharide ABC transporter substrate-binding protein codes for MRTRRAALAVTAVSLVLSLAACGQSGEGGSKEGAKDPKDATIGIAMPTKSSERWIADGDNMVAQFKKLGYKTNLQYGENNVAQQVAQIENMITKGVDVLVVAAIDGKALSDVLQQAADQNIKVISYDRLILGTKNVDYYASFDNEKVGVLQAEYLVDKLGLKDGSEKGPFNIELFAGSPDDNNTRYFFDGAWKTLKPYIDKKQLVVRSNQTRLDQITTLGWDGGTAQKRMDNLLTKAYSSQRVDAVLSPYDGISIGILSSLKSDSYGTKAKPYPLVTGQDAEIASVKSIIAGRQTMTVYKDIRLLAERAVQMADAVLHDKKPEVNDEKTYDNEAKVVPAYLLKPVGVDKSNYQKELVDSGYIKASDLK; via the coding sequence CGTGTCCCTGGTTCTCTCCCTCGCCGCCTGCGGGCAGAGCGGCGAAGGCGGCAGCAAGGAGGGCGCCAAGGACCCCAAGGACGCCACCATCGGCATCGCCATGCCCACCAAGTCGTCGGAGCGCTGGATAGCCGACGGCGACAACATGGTCGCGCAGTTCAAGAAGCTGGGGTACAAGACCAACCTCCAGTACGGCGAGAACAACGTTGCCCAACAGGTGGCCCAGATCGAGAACATGATCACCAAGGGCGTGGACGTGCTGGTCGTCGCGGCCATCGACGGCAAGGCGCTGAGCGATGTGCTCCAGCAGGCCGCCGACCAGAACATCAAGGTCATCTCCTACGACCGGCTGATCCTCGGCACGAAGAACGTCGACTACTACGCGTCGTTCGACAACGAGAAGGTCGGGGTGCTCCAGGCCGAGTACCTCGTCGACAAGCTCGGTCTGAAGGACGGCAGCGAGAAGGGCCCGTTCAACATCGAACTGTTCGCGGGTTCGCCGGACGACAACAACACCCGCTACTTCTTCGACGGCGCGTGGAAGACGCTCAAGCCGTACATCGACAAGAAGCAGCTCGTCGTCAGGAGCAACCAGACCCGGCTGGACCAGATCACCACATTGGGCTGGGACGGCGGGACCGCGCAGAAGCGGATGGACAACCTGCTCACCAAGGCGTACAGCTCGCAGCGGGTGGACGCGGTGCTCTCGCCGTACGACGGCATCTCGATCGGCATCCTGTCGTCGCTGAAATCCGACAGCTACGGGACCAAGGCCAAGCCCTACCCGCTGGTCACCGGGCAGGACGCGGAGATCGCCTCGGTGAAGTCGATCATCGCGGGGCGGCAGACCATGACGGTCTACAAGGACATCCGGCTGCTGGCCGAGCGGGCCGTGCAGATGGCGGACGCGGTGCTGCACGACAAGAAGCCCGAGGTCAACGACGAGAAGACCTACGACAACGAGGCGAAGGTCGTCCCGGCCTATCTGCTCAAGCCGGTCGGCGTGGACAAGTCCAACTACCAGAAGGAGCTGGTGGACTCGGGCTACATCAAGGCGAGTGACCTGAAGTGA
- the mmsA gene encoding multiple monosaccharide ABC transporter ATP-binding protein, translating to MSGASAPAAAAASRTPAAAVLEMRSIVKTFPGVKALSDVSLTVERGEVHAVCGENGAGKSTLMKVLSGVHPHGSYSGEILFDGAPCAFKDIKASEAQGIVIIHQELALVPYLSIAENIFLGNEHAGRGFINWNDTLKHAAALLKRVGLNEHPQTRVADIGVGKQQLVEIAKALAKKVKLLILDEPTAALNDGDSAQLLRLIKELKEQGITSIIISHKLNEISEVADSVTILRDGRTIETLDVRAESTTEDRIIRGMVGRDLDNRFPDRTPYEGEPGAHPALEVRDWTVHHPIDQQRKVVDGVSVQVRRGEIVGIAGLMGAGRTELAMSVFGRSYGRNISGTVVKDGREIRTRTVPESVEHGIAYVTEDRKHYGLNLIDTIGRNISLSALSKVSRRGIVDEHEESRVAESYRKSMNIKAPTVFEQVGRLSGGNQQKVVLSKWIFAGPDVLILDEPTRGIDVGAKYEIYTVIDKLAAEGKAVIFISSELPELLGMCDRIYTMAAGRLTGEIPRAEATQEVLMRHMTKNTR from the coding sequence GTGAGCGGAGCCTCCGCACCAGCCGCCGCGGCCGCGTCCCGTACGCCGGCCGCCGCGGTCCTGGAGATGCGTTCCATCGTCAAGACCTTCCCCGGGGTCAAGGCCCTCTCCGACGTCAGCCTCACGGTCGAGCGGGGCGAGGTGCACGCGGTCTGCGGCGAGAACGGCGCGGGCAAGTCCACCCTGATGAAGGTGCTCAGCGGCGTTCATCCGCACGGGAGTTACTCGGGAGAGATCCTCTTCGACGGCGCCCCGTGCGCGTTCAAGGACATCAAGGCCAGTGAGGCCCAGGGCATCGTGATCATCCATCAGGAACTCGCCCTGGTGCCCTACTTGTCGATCGCCGAGAACATCTTCCTGGGCAACGAGCACGCCGGCCGCGGCTTCATCAACTGGAACGACACGCTGAAGCACGCCGCCGCCCTGCTCAAGCGGGTGGGTCTGAACGAGCATCCGCAGACCCGGGTCGCCGACATCGGCGTCGGCAAGCAGCAGCTCGTGGAGATCGCGAAGGCGCTCGCCAAGAAGGTGAAGCTGCTGATCCTGGACGAGCCGACGGCGGCTCTCAACGACGGGGACAGCGCCCAGTTGCTGCGCCTGATCAAGGAGTTGAAGGAACAGGGCATCACCTCGATCATCATCTCGCACAAGCTCAACGAGATCTCCGAGGTGGCCGACTCGGTCACCATCCTGCGGGACGGCCGGACCATCGAGACCCTCGACGTACGGGCGGAGTCCACGACCGAGGACCGGATCATCCGGGGCATGGTGGGCCGCGACCTCGACAACCGCTTCCCCGACCGCACCCCCTACGAGGGCGAGCCGGGGGCGCATCCGGCGCTCGAAGTACGCGACTGGACGGTGCACCACCCGATCGACCAGCAGCGCAAGGTCGTGGACGGGGTCTCGGTCCAGGTCCGCAGGGGCGAGATCGTGGGGATCGCCGGGCTGATGGGCGCGGGCCGCACCGAGCTGGCGATGAGCGTCTTCGGGCGCAGCTACGGCCGCAACATCAGCGGCACGGTGGTCAAGGACGGCCGCGAGATCCGTACCCGTACGGTGCCGGAGTCGGTCGAGCACGGCATCGCGTACGTCACCGAGGACCGCAAGCACTACGGGCTCAACCTCATCGACACGATCGGCCGCAACATCAGCCTGAGCGCGCTGTCCAAGGTGTCCCGGCGCGGCATCGTCGACGAGCACGAGGAGAGCCGGGTCGCCGAGTCGTACCGCAAGAGCATGAACATCAAGGCCCCGACGGTCTTCGAGCAGGTCGGCCGGTTGTCGGGGGGCAACCAGCAGAAGGTCGTCCTCAGCAAGTGGATCTTCGCGGGGCCCGATGTGCTGATCCTCGACGAGCCCACGCGCGGTATCGACGTGGGCGCGAAGTACGAGATCTACACGGTCATCGACAAGCTCGCCGCCGAGGGCAAGGCCGTCATCTTCATCTCCTCAGAACTCCCCGAGCTGCTGGGCATGTGCGACCGCATCTACACGATGGCGGCCGGCCGGCTCACCGGTGAGATCCCGCGCGCTGAAGCGACCCAGGAAGTCCTGATGCGCCACATGACCAAGAACACGAGGTAG
- the mmsB gene encoding multiple monosaccharide ABC transporter permease, translating to MGPVTTDTPKGDTPKDSPPKPPAGRSATGELLLEAARRNMRQYGMLIALGLIVVLFQIWTDGVLLKPNNVTNLVLQNSYILVLAIGMMIVIIAGHIDLSVGSLAAFVSAACAVMMVEHDMPWVLALILGLLIGAIAGAWQGFWIAYVGIPSFIVTLAGMLLFRGGTQIFLGSRSLGPFPEGFQKISTGYLPEVGPSTNYHNLTVLMGLALLAFALFQEFRDRRRQQQYELEVLPLNLFVLKCVALAAAVLAFTMTLASYRGVPVVLLLLAALLIGFGYVMRNAVIGRHVYALGGNQAAAKLSGVKDKRVTFLVFVNMGVLAALAGVVYAARLNAGVPQAGINFELEAIAAAFIGGASMSGGVGTVFGAIIGGLVLGVLNNGMSLVGVGTDYQQVIKGLVLLAAVGFDVWNKRRVGA from the coding sequence ATGGGTCCGGTCACCACCGACACGCCGAAGGGCGACACACCGAAGGACTCCCCGCCGAAGCCGCCCGCGGGGCGCTCGGCCACCGGGGAGCTGCTGCTGGAGGCCGCACGCCGCAACATGCGGCAGTACGGCATGCTCATCGCGCTCGGCCTGATCGTCGTCCTGTTCCAGATATGGACCGACGGTGTGCTCCTCAAGCCGAACAACGTCACCAATCTGGTGCTCCAGAACAGCTACATCCTGGTGCTGGCCATCGGCATGATGATCGTCATCATCGCGGGCCACATCGACCTCTCGGTCGGCTCGCTGGCCGCGTTCGTCTCCGCGGCCTGCGCGGTGATGATGGTCGAACACGACATGCCCTGGGTGCTGGCGCTGATCCTCGGGCTGCTGATCGGGGCGATCGCCGGGGCCTGGCAGGGCTTCTGGATCGCGTACGTCGGCATCCCGTCGTTCATCGTCACACTGGCCGGGATGCTGCTCTTCCGCGGCGGTACGCAGATCTTCCTGGGATCGCGTTCGCTCGGCCCGTTCCCCGAGGGCTTCCAGAAGATCTCCACCGGCTATCTGCCCGAGGTCGGCCCCAGCACGAACTATCACAACCTGACCGTGCTGATGGGGCTCGCGCTGCTGGCCTTCGCGCTGTTCCAGGAGTTCCGGGACCGGCGCAGGCAGCAGCAGTACGAGCTGGAGGTGCTGCCGCTCAACCTCTTCGTCCTCAAGTGCGTGGCGCTCGCCGCCGCCGTCCTCGCCTTCACGATGACGCTGGCCAGCTACCGGGGCGTGCCGGTGGTCCTGCTGCTGCTCGCGGCGCTGCTGATCGGCTTCGGCTATGTGATGCGCAACGCCGTGATCGGCCGTCATGTGTACGCGCTGGGCGGCAACCAGGCGGCGGCGAAGCTGTCCGGGGTCAAGGACAAGCGCGTCACGTTCCTGGTCTTCGTCAACATGGGGGTGCTCGCGGCGCTGGCCGGGGTGGTCTACGCGGCCCGGCTGAACGCGGGTGTGCCGCAGGCGGGCATCAACTTCGAACTGGAGGCCATCGCCGCCGCGTTCATCGGCGGCGCGTCGATGAGCGGCGGGGTCGGCACGGTGTTCGGCGCGATCATCGGCGGGCTGGTGCTCGGCGTGCTGAACAACGGCATGTCGCTGGTGGGCGTCGGCACCGACTACCAGCAGGTCATCAAGGGCCTGGTGCTGCTGGCCGCGGTGGGCTTCGACGTCTGGAACAAGCGGCGCGTGGGCGCCTGA
- a CDS encoding recombinase family protein: MNVDVETTPYDGCGKCFVAVRRLSRKKDSTNSPVKQAGQILSAAEAVGGHIIGWADDWEVSGATDPFSRPKLGPWLRGEKGDYDGIVGSAVDRIGRNVRDVLNTAYNNHEQGRVLVTADHPGIWDLDDPNQENELTFKALGAQMEHRQIRTRNRDETVRARKAGTKTNAAAYGYHFIRLTAKGKIDHMAISEKSAQNARNIARRILTDETGLITAATEAARLNREKVPSPADYRRVMYGGKARGSLWTARTVLTILTGEASLGYLMHSEKPVLGDDGEPIKLAEGLWSSETRDALIAKTAPKWGGAPRAPRTVHMLTAGLSECGVCGVRLYTAGPSHKIAYGCTARVKGIATSQHCSPAPFMLMHLLDGHAEEWFLARYGSAEVMRKEFIPGTRHGARITELNKNRSRLREDRTAGLYDSPDDADWYRREYQRMGDEITKLKKLPEKPSGIQMVPTGKTVADEWHAATGNAEKREMLAKFSIKVKLYPAGAKERVAITGANPYTHHQEDSNEST; encoded by the coding sequence ATGAACGTAGATGTGGAGACAACACCGTACGACGGATGCGGCAAGTGCTTCGTCGCCGTGCGCCGTCTGTCGAGGAAAAAGGACAGCACCAACTCACCGGTGAAGCAGGCAGGTCAGATCCTGTCAGCAGCGGAAGCAGTGGGAGGCCACATCATCGGGTGGGCCGATGACTGGGAGGTGTCCGGGGCAACAGACCCATTCTCACGTCCGAAGTTGGGCCCGTGGTTGCGAGGCGAGAAAGGAGACTACGACGGCATCGTCGGTTCTGCCGTCGACCGTATCGGAAGGAACGTCCGGGACGTCCTGAATACGGCTTACAACAATCATGAACAAGGCCGAGTGTTGGTAACGGCCGATCATCCGGGAATTTGGGATCTTGACGATCCGAACCAAGAGAACGAACTGACATTCAAAGCTCTGGGCGCTCAGATGGAGCACCGACAGATTCGCACCCGTAACCGCGACGAGACGGTAAGGGCAAGGAAGGCAGGGACAAAGACAAATGCCGCCGCCTACGGGTATCACTTCATTCGACTGACCGCCAAAGGGAAAATCGACCACATGGCGATCAGCGAGAAGTCCGCACAGAACGCCCGCAATATCGCGAGGCGCATTCTTACAGACGAGACAGGATTGATCACTGCCGCAACCGAGGCAGCACGACTCAACCGAGAGAAAGTACCTTCGCCAGCCGATTACCGCAGAGTCATGTACGGCGGAAAGGCTAGGGGATCACTCTGGACCGCTAGGACAGTTCTCACAATCCTCACGGGCGAGGCGAGCCTGGGATATCTCATGCACTCCGAAAAGCCAGTTCTAGGAGATGACGGAGAACCCATCAAACTCGCAGAAGGACTTTGGAGCAGCGAGACGCGCGATGCACTAATCGCCAAGACAGCTCCAAAATGGGGCGGCGCACCCCGAGCACCTAGGACTGTGCACATGTTGACGGCTGGTCTATCGGAGTGCGGAGTGTGTGGCGTCCGCCTGTACACCGCAGGTCCGTCGCACAAAATCGCCTACGGATGTACGGCACGCGTAAAGGGAATCGCAACGTCGCAACATTGCAGCCCCGCCCCGTTCATGCTCATGCATCTTCTGGACGGACACGCAGAGGAATGGTTCCTCGCCCGGTACGGGAGCGCCGAAGTGATGCGGAAGGAGTTCATCCCCGGCACACGGCATGGGGCGCGTATCACAGAACTGAACAAGAATCGGAGCCGCTTGAGGGAAGACCGCACAGCGGGACTCTATGACTCACCGGATGACGCCGATTGGTACCGGAGGGAGTATCAACGCATGGGCGATGAGATTACTAAACTTAAGAAGCTTCCGGAGAAACCGTCAGGGATTCAGATGGTCCCGACGGGAAAGACGGTTGCAGATGAATGGCACGCAGCCACAGGCAACGCAGAGAAGCGCGAAATGCTTGCGAAGTTCTCAATCAAGGTGAAGCTCTACCCAGCGGGAGCAAAAGAACGAGTCGCCATCACAGGCGCCAATCCATACACCCACCACCAGGAGGATTCGAACGAGTCGACCTGA
- a CDS encoding replication initiator, with protein MYATTAEARRSVLDRSARLRLLSETDRDLIRLVQEPGFPRWLDQIKATGGCAHPVYLSGHTTTHDADTGAVLRQYDTTDEPGGRLAVRCRNRRSSRCGPCSRLHAGDTFHLMRAGLTGGKSVPDAVTTHPRLFATLTAPSFGPVHRTTPDGGPCRPRRDGGRCEHGRHVGCGLIHADDDQQVGRPLCPDCYDYTGHVLWHAHAGELWNRTCRAIRRHLATAAGIRQSRISDHLRLSFAKVTEYQRRGAVHFHAVIRLDGPDGPNTPPPDWATPQLLADAVRSAAALVDVPMPYMPGLGEHVFRWGEQLDVRPIRSGFANGGPLTDEAVAAYVSKYVTKSVGDASGGIDYPIRTREALDLDLVPVSAHLRALMGSCWRLGGLPGLEHLRLRTWAHTLGYRGHILTKSRRYSTTYGELRAARAEHARDRSVPALNTASAVTLSAWRYVGSGHTSGAALIAAGIAQDLAILRDLRREKGSTKWGPDD; from the coding sequence ATGTACGCCACCACTGCTGAGGCGCGGCGCTCCGTCCTTGACCGGTCGGCGCGTCTGCGCCTTCTCTCTGAAACAGACCGTGACCTCATACGCCTTGTCCAAGAGCCCGGATTCCCTCGCTGGCTCGACCAGATCAAGGCCACCGGTGGATGCGCCCACCCCGTCTACCTGTCCGGCCACACCACTACCCACGATGCCGACACCGGGGCCGTGCTGCGGCAGTACGACACCACCGACGAACCGGGCGGGCGCCTCGCCGTACGCTGCCGCAACCGCCGTTCCTCTCGCTGCGGTCCCTGCTCCCGGCTCCATGCGGGAGACACCTTTCACCTGATGCGCGCGGGCCTGACAGGCGGCAAGAGCGTGCCCGACGCGGTCACCACTCACCCCCGGCTGTTCGCCACCCTGACAGCCCCCTCCTTCGGCCCGGTCCATCGCACCACCCCGGACGGCGGCCCCTGTCGTCCCCGCCGTGACGGCGGTCGCTGCGAGCACGGGCGCCATGTCGGCTGCGGCCTCATCCACGCTGACGACGATCAGCAAGTGGGCCGACCCTTGTGCCCGGACTGCTACGACTACACCGGTCACGTGCTGTGGCACGCCCATGCTGGGGAACTGTGGAACCGCACTTGCCGGGCGATCCGGCGTCACCTCGCCACGGCGGCCGGCATACGCCAATCCCGGATAAGTGATCACCTGCGGCTAAGCTTTGCCAAGGTCACGGAGTACCAACGGCGCGGCGCCGTGCACTTCCATGCCGTGATCCGCCTCGACGGCCCGGACGGTCCCAACACCCCTCCGCCCGACTGGGCTACACCCCAACTGCTTGCTGACGCGGTCCGCTCCGCTGCGGCCCTGGTGGACGTCCCCATGCCCTACATGCCTGGCCTTGGCGAGCACGTGTTCCGCTGGGGCGAACAACTCGACGTACGGCCCATCCGTTCCGGCTTCGCCAACGGCGGCCCCCTCACCGATGAGGCCGTGGCAGCGTACGTCTCCAAGTACGTGACCAAGAGCGTGGGAGACGCCTCGGGCGGCATCGACTACCCGATACGAACTCGGGAAGCCCTTGACCTGGACCTAGTGCCCGTGTCGGCCCACCTGCGGGCCCTGATGGGCTCCTGCTGGCGTCTGGGCGGCCTTCCGGGGCTGGAACACCTCCGGCTGCGCACGTGGGCTCACACGCTCGGCTACCGGGGTCACATCCTCACCAAATCCCGCCGCTACTCGACCACGTACGGGGAGCTGCGCGCGGCACGCGCCGAACACGCACGCGACCGCTCGGTTCCGGCGCTGAACACCGCCAGCGCGGTCACCTTGTCGGCATGGCGGTACGTCGGCTCGGGCCATACCTCCGGCGCGGCCCTGATCGCTGCTGGCATCGCCCAAGACCTCGCCATTCTGCGGGACCTCAGACGCGAGAAAGGATCGACGAAATGGGGACCTGATGACTGA
- a CDS encoding FtsK/SpoIIIE domain-containing protein: MPWELIIWLISAVLCLALMSQWWWQPRLPDWIGRAQKGPWLWYLGGYPLTVLRMVATWRKLCQTADLCVVRRPRYTMIGKDSMVRGMALRPLPPRLGLPLVTPNGLVVRVHLHPGQTPREFIANADAFAHAWRVHMVKVVSPKRGQVLIIATASDPLTDSAVGALADWRTVLPPARLLAAIVGRTGEGSAWIMDFRKVPHWLIAGATQSGKSTLLSSLLTELGGQPVGLVAIDCKGGMELSLFARRLSALATSRDEAVVLLSALVTEVERRMYQCRKAGVRSVWELHDDVRPVPVVVIVDEIAELYLSGGSLTGRKEAVECSTLLLRLAQLGAALGVHLVVAAQRFGSDLGPGATALRAQLGGRVCHRVNDEQTAEMTLGDLSPDAVAVAQAIGDDEQGVAVTTVGGHWMRTRSALVTPAAAREYAARDAHLTPHIIGVSSALETGGDGE, translated from the coding sequence ATGCCATGGGAACTGATCATCTGGCTGATCTCCGCCGTGCTGTGCCTGGCGCTGATGTCCCAGTGGTGGTGGCAACCGCGCCTTCCTGACTGGATCGGGCGGGCGCAGAAGGGGCCATGGCTCTGGTACTTGGGCGGCTACCCGCTGACGGTCCTGCGCATGGTCGCCACGTGGCGCAAGCTGTGCCAAACGGCCGATCTATGCGTGGTGCGGCGCCCGCGCTACACCATGATCGGTAAGGACTCGATGGTTCGGGGGATGGCTCTGCGACCCCTTCCGCCTCGTCTGGGCCTGCCGCTGGTGACGCCCAACGGCCTGGTGGTGCGTGTGCATCTGCATCCTGGTCAGACCCCCAGGGAGTTCATCGCCAACGCTGATGCCTTCGCGCACGCCTGGCGGGTCCACATGGTCAAGGTGGTCTCACCCAAGCGCGGGCAAGTGTTGATCATCGCGACGGCCAGTGACCCGCTGACAGACTCCGCTGTGGGCGCGCTTGCCGATTGGCGGACGGTCTTGCCCCCCGCGCGTCTGCTGGCCGCGATCGTCGGCCGGACCGGTGAAGGCTCCGCATGGATCATGGACTTCCGCAAGGTGCCCCACTGGCTGATCGCCGGTGCCACACAGTCGGGAAAGTCAACACTGCTCTCCTCCCTGCTGACCGAACTGGGCGGCCAACCGGTTGGGCTGGTCGCCATCGATTGCAAAGGAGGCATGGAACTCTCCCTGTTCGCCCGTCGCCTGTCGGCGCTGGCCACCTCACGTGATGAGGCGGTGGTCCTGCTGTCCGCGCTCGTGACAGAGGTGGAGCGGCGCATGTACCAGTGCCGTAAGGCCGGTGTCCGCTCGGTCTGGGAACTGCACGATGACGTGCGACCGGTGCCCGTGGTGGTGATCGTGGATGAGATCGCGGAACTGTACCTGTCGGGCGGCTCGCTCACCGGACGGAAAGAGGCGGTGGAGTGCTCGACCCTGCTGCTTCGCCTCGCTCAGCTCGGCGCGGCGCTCGGCGTCCACCTGGTCGTCGCAGCACAGCGTTTCGGCTCAGACCTGGGGCCCGGTGCAACCGCGCTACGCGCTCAACTCGGCGGCCGTGTCTGCCATCGGGTCAACGATGAACAGACAGCAGAGATGACTCTCGGGGACCTCTCGCCCGACGCCGTGGCGGTCGCACAAGCCATCGGGGACGACGAACAGGGCGTCGCCGTGACCACGGTCGGCGGGCACTGGATGCGTACCCGCTCCGCCCTGGTCACCCCGGCTGCGGCACGCGAATACGCCGCGCGGGACGCACACCTGACACCCCACATCATCGGTGTCAGCAGCGCCCTGGAAACGGGAGGTGACGGGGAATGA
- a CDS encoding SCO3933 family regulatory protein yields MQNIPVDVSRLGSLMVVVPPEPRVNQDTGEVRKDREGNVIYVVGLSVRQKATRRADVIEVATPGEPAGLEEGMRVHVNDLVAVAWEIDGRKGTSFRASTVTPVAMSAAPSAPPSGTSAGRGKTASGGGDQ; encoded by the coding sequence GTGCAGAACATCCCAGTTGACGTATCCCGCCTGGGGTCTTTGATGGTTGTGGTCCCTCCGGAACCGCGCGTCAACCAAGACACCGGGGAAGTTCGCAAGGATCGCGAAGGTAACGTGATCTACGTGGTGGGGCTGTCCGTTCGGCAGAAGGCCACTCGTCGCGCGGACGTGATCGAGGTAGCGACTCCGGGTGAACCTGCGGGCCTGGAAGAGGGCATGCGGGTGCACGTCAACGACTTGGTGGCGGTGGCCTGGGAGATCGACGGGCGCAAAGGAACCAGCTTTCGCGCGTCGACCGTGACCCCCGTCGCCATGTCGGCGGCGCCCTCCGCTCCTCCTTCGGGAACATCGGCGGGGCGGGGAAAGACGGCTTCGGGTGGTGGTGACCAGTGA
- a CDS encoding GntR family transcriptional regulator has protein sequence MQVADTLSGAITAGQHEPGSLLPSETRLMARFGISRPTARAAVGELRARGLVESRHGRGTFVRSTGLPATVVGRSITQQGQRYGQDWEGVEAEYPAVTRGHATGVEAELLARDEEAVFVAERLLTDRATRVRASHSTLIPFDTAEEVPALAKSPDMAPTAIYDALAAAGHKLTWTERVTARSPRPDERAALGMSDSSPILITYRVTATATGRPLILEKLSISADQAQLSYRISPTKVTKRRGPV, from the coding sequence ATGCAGGTGGCCGACACGTTGAGCGGCGCAATCACCGCAGGCCAGCACGAGCCCGGATCTTTGCTCCCGAGCGAGACTCGGCTAATGGCCCGTTTTGGGATCTCACGCCCCACAGCGCGGGCAGCGGTCGGAGAGCTGCGGGCAAGAGGCTTGGTGGAGAGCAGGCACGGCCGAGGCACCTTCGTGCGGTCAACAGGGCTTCCCGCAACGGTAGTTGGCCGTTCCATCACGCAGCAGGGGCAGCGGTACGGGCAAGATTGGGAAGGCGTCGAGGCGGAGTATCCCGCCGTCACCCGAGGACATGCCACGGGAGTTGAGGCCGAGCTACTGGCCCGCGACGAGGAAGCCGTCTTTGTTGCCGAGCGTCTGCTGACGGACCGCGCAACCAGGGTCCGCGCGAGCCACAGCACCTTGATCCCCTTCGACACGGCCGAAGAGGTGCCCGCACTGGCGAAGTCGCCCGACATGGCACCCACCGCCATCTACGACGCACTAGCCGCCGCAGGGCACAAACTCACCTGGACTGAGCGCGTCACCGCCCGCAGCCCACGCCCCGACGAGCGGGCAGCCCTCGGCATGAGCGACAGCAGCCCGATCCTGATCACGTACCGAGTGACTGCGACAGCCACCGGCCGCCCGCTGATTCTGGAGAAGCTGAGCATCAGCGCGGACCAAGCCCAGCTCTCGTACCGCATCAGCCCGACCAAGGTCACCAAGCGCCGGGGACCGGTCTAA
- a CDS encoding DUF397 domain-containing protein, producing MDPIYNGMPAADLGAEGWHKPWSGGNGGNCIEAMKLADGRVAMRQSADPDGPALIYTTSEIAAFIQGAKSGQADFLLT from the coding sequence ATGGATCCCATATACAACGGCATGCCCGCCGCCGACCTCGGCGCCGAGGGCTGGCACAAGCCGTGGAGCGGCGGTAACGGCGGCAACTGCATCGAGGCCATGAAGCTGGCCGACGGCAGAGTCGCCATGCGCCAGTCCGCCGATCCCGACGGGCCCGCGCTGATCTACACCACCAGTGAGATCGCCGCGTTCATCCAGGGAGCCAAGTCGGGTCAGGCGGACTTCCTGCTCACCTGA
- a CDS encoding helix-turn-helix domain-containing protein, translating into MSEPRSAPTVGQVVLGRRLQDLRERRGLKREEAARLLRVAPATIRRMETAEVALKVPYVQLLLKAYGIPDDEADAFVELTEEANKPGWWQRFHDILPDWFSMYVSLEGAAALLRAYEPHFVPGLLQTEEYARSVMIAGAVGQAQPDDIERHVALRMERQSLLTRENAPKFWVIMDETVLRRPVGDSPDVMRGQIDRLLEATALPHVTIQIAEFSSGHHPGTYGPFVIFRFAVPELPDMVYSEYLTGAVYLDARPEVATHLEVMDRMAAQAATAQRTKEILKDVRKEL; encoded by the coding sequence GTGAGTGAACCGCGGTCCGCCCCGACCGTGGGACAGGTCGTGCTCGGCAGACGTCTGCAAGATCTGCGTGAGCGCCGCGGCCTGAAACGCGAGGAGGCCGCCAGGCTTCTGCGGGTGGCTCCGGCGACGATCCGCCGGATGGAGACGGCCGAGGTCGCGCTCAAGGTCCCCTATGTGCAGCTGCTGCTCAAGGCGTACGGCATCCCGGACGACGAGGCCGACGCCTTCGTCGAACTCACCGAGGAGGCGAACAAGCCCGGCTGGTGGCAGCGCTTCCACGACATCCTGCCGGACTGGTTCAGCATGTACGTCAGCCTGGAGGGTGCCGCGGCGCTGCTGCGGGCGTACGAGCCGCACTTCGTCCCCGGACTCCTCCAGACCGAGGAGTACGCCCGGTCCGTCATGATCGCCGGGGCCGTGGGACAGGCCCAGCCGGACGACATCGAACGCCATGTGGCGCTCCGGATGGAACGCCAGTCACTGCTGACCCGTGAGAACGCGCCCAAATTCTGGGTGATCATGGATGAGACCGTGCTGCGCCGCCCCGTCGGGGACAGCCCGGACGTCATGCGCGGACAGATCGACCGGCTGCTCGAAGCCACCGCCCTGCCCCATGTGACGATCCAGATCGCGGAGTTCTCCAGCGGGCACCACCCGGGTACCTACGGGCCGTTCGTGATCTTCCGCTTCGCCGTACCGGAACTGCCGGACATGGTCTACAGCGAATACCTGACCGGCGCCGTATATCTCGATGCCCGTCCCGAAGTGGCCACCCATCTGGAGGTCATGGACCGGATGGCGGCTCAGGCCGCGACTGCACAACGCACGAAGGAGATCCTCAAGGATGTCCGCAAGGAGCTGTGA